The Elaeis guineensis isolate ETL-2024a chromosome 5, EG11, whole genome shotgun sequence DNA segment ACTCAAGCCAGGGTCGTTCATGTATCAATTGCTTTCAGCTTGATATTGCTTGTAGATATCCATGTTTTCTCTGGCTTGTAGACTTGCTACCGAAACCTGACCTTTCTTTGCATGGATTATGGCCAAAAAATACTATCCTTCTAGACAGCATCTTACCCCACCTATGCCACCTGGAACCCAGGGGAAACCTATCATCCTCAATCCAAAGAAAAGGCTTACCGAATATTGTGATGGAACTGCAAAACGTTTGATTGTGGTATTCAACGATTTAGGCATGCAGGTCTCATACGGCACTCTTTTCTTCTGGGAATATTTTGGCCCTTTGATTATCTACTCTACCTTTTACTACTTCCCAATGTGCAAGTATTTTGGTTACAAGGGTGAACGCATCATTCATTGAGTCCAGACCTATGCCATGTACTATTGGTGCTTTCACTACATCAAGCATTTCATGGAGACGTTCTTTGTCCACAGATTCAGCCATGCTACTTCACCTCTCTCCCATGTATTCAGGAACTGCACCTCTTATTGTACTTTTGGCTCGTATATTGCATACTATGCCAATCATTCCTTCTATGCACCTGTTAGTGATTTGCAAATGAAGATAGGGTTTTGCTTTGGGTTGATCTGGCAAGTTTCAAACTTTTATTGCCATCTCCTGTTGAGAAACATTGGAAGCACTGATGGCAGTGGTGGTTATCAAATTCCTCATGGTTTTTTGTTCAACATAGTGACTTGTGCAAACTACGCGGCAGAGATCTATCAGTGGCTTGGTTTCAACATTGCTACACAGACAGTAGCAGGTTATGTGTTCCTTGTGGTGGCTGCTCTCATTATGACTAACTGGGACCTTGCGAAGCACCACAGGCTGAAAAAGGTCGATAGAGatcatccctctctctctcctctctcttttttttttttgtttgggtggGGAGGGGGTGGTTGTTGTGGTGTAAACTAGTAGTTCTCTTTGCTTCCTCGCATGCATGTACCATAGTATCATTTTTTTCATCTGGTGCATCTCATGCCTTTATTTGGTTGTTTGCTACGCTTACCCTTTCCTCTCTAACATTCTTTTCATATTCTGATGAACTAGATACTAGGCATTGCTTCTATATGGCCCATTATCGTTTTCTTTTGTCTTTAATAAAGCAAAAAATATTTGCTTATTTTTAATCAATGGTTCTTCAATATTACTGATGAACCTGATAGTGAAGTGGCTGATGCATACTACTGCACTTTTTAATTACTCGCACACTTTTTTCTGCAGATATTTGATGGGAAAGAAGGATGACCTAAATATCC contains these protein-coding regions:
- the LOC105045679 gene encoding very-long-chain enoyl-CoA reductase isoform X1, producing MKMTVVSRSGRPVIKGVIELQDSATVSDLQDAIHARMTCANYAAEIYQWLGFNIATQTVAGYVFLVVAALIMTNWDLAKHHRLKKIFDGKEG
- the LOC105045679 gene encoding very-long-chain enoyl-CoA reductase isoform X2, which translates into the protein MLGFRLPSISQSLGSYCFMLVCKATVSDLQDAIHARMTCANYAAEIYQWLGFNIATQTVAGYVFLVVAALIMTNWDLAKHHRLKKIFDGKEG